Below is a window of Candidatus Margulisiibacteriota bacterium DNA.
TTTTCCGCTTTCGGCACCGTCGGGCTCTCCATGGGGATCACCCCCTTCTTGAGTTCTCTCGGAAAAATCATCATAATAACCGTCATGTTCATCGGGCGGGTCGGCCCGCTGACCCTGATGCTCGCCCTGGCCATGGAACAAAAAGAACCAAAGATCGAAGTTCCGAAGGAGGGAATATCAATCGGATGAAAAAACAATTTGCGGTGCTAGGGATCGGTCGTTTCGGCAGTAAGATCGCCCGGGAGTTATTTTACAAAGGGCAGGAAGTCGTGGCTATAGATAAAGACGAGAAGGTGATCGACGACATCAAGGACGAGGTGACCCACGCCTATGTCGGCGACATTACCGATTCGGACGCGCTGAAAGAGGCCGGCGTAGCCGACTGCGACACGGTCATCATCGCCGAATCCTCGAACATGGAGAGCAATATCATCGCCGCCCAGATCTGCAAGGAGCTGGGGGTCGCCCAGGTGATCTGCAAAGCGCAGAACACCCTGCACGGCAAGATCCTAGGAAAACTAAGCGTCGACCAGATCGTCTACCCGGAACAGGACACCGCCATCAAGCTGGTCAATAAGCTGACCAGCCAGGGGGTGCTGGACTATTTTGATATCGGGGAGAATCTAACTATAGTCGGGGCCAAAGCACAGACCGAATGGGTCGGCCGGAAACTCTCCGACCTTGACCTGCGCAACAAGTTCAACATCACGGTCCTGGCGCTCCGGCGCGGCGGGGAGAATATCGTTATCCCGGCTTGGAGCACGGTCATAGAAAAAGAGGATACGATCGTCTTCTTCGGCCGCGAGGATTCGCTCAAGAAGATGAACCTCGACATCACCCACCGGACCTAGGCCAGGCGGTCACCGCATTCGCCGCAGAACCGGGTCCCGGCCGGACTTTCCGCGCCGCATTTGGCGCACTTGACCAGGCCGAGCGGCGAGCCGCAATTGGCGCAAAACTTCCCCTCACCCGCCGGCTTGCCGCATTTGGGGCAGAGAGTCTGCTTGCTCTTGATCTCTCCCTTGAAAACGGTCGTCGCGTCGGCGGCCGCTTCGATATCCTTGACCATCTTCTTCGCCTTGGCCGCGGCAACCTCGATCGCCTGGCGCGGGGCATCGTCTACGCAGAGCCCTTCCTGCTCGTTCCAGTCAGTCGGACAGACCCATTTCTTGCACTTGGGGCAGCGGTGGAAATGCTCTTTGGCCTCGTTTTGCGCCCGCTCGAAAGCTTCGTCGTGCTCCTTCTGCCATTCCGGCGACATCCCGTTGAACCGCTGGGTCAACAAGTCCGCGCCGCGCTCGATGTTGGAACCGATATTGTATTTCCCCATCATCGACGCCGCCATCGAAACCCCAGCCGCCAGCCCTTTGAAGAAACCAGCTTTCTTGGCAGTCTTTGATTCCACAAATTTAGTCTTATACCCTTCCCGGCAAAGATCGCAGTAAAAGGTGAACTGGAAGCCGGCCTCGGTCGAATTGTCCTGCATGTTATCGGTAAAAGATTGGAGCGCCATCGTTATTTACCTCCCTGGAGCGGTTGCCCGCATTTCACGCAATTGTCGCCGAGCGGCGGTTGTTCCGTCCGGCATTTCGCGCAGACCACGGTCAACCGGGCGCCGCATTTATCACAGTAGTCACCAAAGAAAGTCGGCTGGGCGCATTTCGGGCAGGCCGTTTCCAGCTTCAGTCCGCATCCTTCGCAGTTTTTCCAGTTTGGCTTGACCGGGTTGAGGCATTTCGGGCAGCGGGGAGAACCGGCCGGATTGACCTTGCCGCAGAGCGGGCAGACCTTGGCGTCGGACGAGACCAATTCGTGGCAGTAGCGACAGGGGACTTTATAACCAACCATCAGGAACCCTCCTTCTTGGTTTCGATCTGGAGCAATTCTACCACACTATTTTTCCATTGTTCCGCGTCGGAGTGGATGGCGCGGCCGAGAAAGCGCTCGCGCAACAATTTTAAGCCCGGCAAACGGGCGACCGAGAACTTATAGCGCTGGTACTGCGGCTCCTCCAGCTTTTCGGCCGGCAGATAGACCGGTTCGCGGCGGAAATTTATTTCGCAAAGCGCCCGGTTAAACTGCGGCAGGTCATCCGTTCCGGTCAGGCGAAAAAAGTAGGTCGCCCGCCCCTCGGCTTCCCCCTCTTCAGGGGCCAAAGAGACCGCTTCCAAAGCAACCGCCCTTTGCTTAGGCAAAGGGATCAGCGCCCAGAGGTAGTCGGCCTCGCCGCCGCCACCCAGTCCGCGCTTGAGGCCGAAGAGGACCTTTTCCCGGTCCGCCAGGGAGAAGAGATACTTGATATCCCCTTTATCCACGGCGGCGGTCAAACGCTGTTCTAAAACGGACCAGAGTCCGGGTGCTAATTTTTCCACGTCGCTCTTCGCGGCCGCCCGACCCTCGCGGAAATATTCCGCCAGCTTTAAGGTCGTTTCGGTACTCAAGCCGGGTGACAACGCTTTGAGGAGGGCCTGCGCCCGCAGGCTAAGTTCAGCCAGGGCGGTTTGCAGTTCGCGGGAGAAAGGTTCGAGCCAGCTTCCCATCAGTGCAAAAACATACTGTTGGCTAGCCGTCTTGACGGTCAAACGGTAGTCGGCCTGGCTATTGGCAATAATATCCGCCAGCGGAACGCGGATCAGCTCCGCTTTATCGGGCATGATGACCAGGGCGGTCTCGTAGAGCCGGAGCTCGCACGGCACGCCGGCCAGGTCCGCCTTGACGTCGCCCAGCCTGATCTTTTCCTTGATCAACAGATCCTGGATGATGAGCTCGTTCCGCTGTTTTGCCAAGGAACGGAGGAAGTCTTCGTAGTCATGGCCGAGCTGGTCCAAAGCGAGCTTTTCGCCGGAAAACATGACGAGGGAAACACGATAGCCGGCGCCGGAGAGTTCGATAATATCGCGCAGGCCGAAATAAAGAGCGCTCCCCTTCGCCGGCAGGAGCGACAATCCCTGCTCATCCAGAGTGAGCCGGCATTCGCCGCGCTCCCCTTTAAATTCGTAACTCCCCTTAAAGCCCACTCGGCAGTTTAGAAGCTAAGGCTCTGGCTGACCGAGCCGGTCGCGTAAGCGTTATAGGATGAAGTCGTTATATTCGTATGGTTCAGATCGGGCATCATGACCCGATATTCCACGCCGGCCGAGAAACCGTTCAATTCAAACTTGATACCGGCTTCACCCTGGCCGCCGGAAGTTTGGGTCGAAGCGCCGCCAA
It encodes the following:
- a CDS encoding TrkA family potassium uptake protein, with the protein product MKKQFAVLGIGRFGSKIARELFYKGQEVVAIDKDEKVIDDIKDEVTHAYVGDITDSDALKEAGVADCDTVIIAESSNMESNIIAAQICKELGVAQVICKAQNTLHGKILGKLSVDQIVYPEQDTAIKLVNKLTSQGVLDYFDIGENLTIVGAKAQTEWVGRKLSDLDLRNKFNITVLALRRGGENIVIPAWSTVIEKEDTIVFFGREDSLKKMNLDITHRT
- a CDS encoding zinc ribbon domain-containing protein — translated: MALQSFTDNMQDNSTEAGFQFTFYCDLCREGYKTKFVESKTAKKAGFFKGLAAGVSMAASMMGKYNIGSNIERGADLLTQRFNGMSPEWQKEHDEAFERAQNEAKEHFHRCPKCKKWVCPTDWNEQEGLCVDDAPRQAIEVAAAKAKKMVKDIEAAADATTVFKGEIKSKQTLCPKCGKPAGEGKFCANCGSPLGLVKCAKCGAESPAGTRFCGECGDRLA